The Eretmochelys imbricata isolate rEreImb1 chromosome 19, rEreImb1.hap1, whole genome shotgun sequence genome contains a region encoding:
- the SRRM1 gene encoding serine/arginine repetitive matrix protein 1 isoform X1 translates to MDAGFFRGTSAEQDNRFSNKQKKLLKQLKFAECLEKKVDMSKVNLEVIKPWITKRVTEILGFEDDVVIEFIFNQLEVKNPDSKMMQINLTGFLNGKNAREFMGELWPLLLSAQENIAGIPSAFLELKKEEIKQRQIEQEKLASMKKQDEDKDKRDKEDKDSREKRDRSRSPRRRKSRSPSPRRRSSPVRRERKRSHSRSPRHRTKSRSVTPAPEKKEETPEPEPSVQAKETLIQEATSTSDILKVPKPEPVPDTKETSPERNSKKEREKEKEKTRQRSPSRSKSRSRSRSHSPSHSRPRRRHRSRSRSYSPRRRPSPRRRPSPRRRSPPRRMPPPPRHRRSRSPLRRRRRSSASLSGSSSSSSSSRSRSPPKKPPKRIVSSPPRKTRKLSPSASPPRRRHRPSPPASSPPKPRRSPTPQQSNRGRKVRGSISPGRASAPKHKSIEKRESPSPAPKPRKVELSESEEDKGGKMAAADSVQQRRQYRRQNQQSSSDSGSSSSSEEERPKRSNVKNGEVGRRRRHSHSPSPSPRKRQKDSSPRMQMGKRWQSPMIKSRRRRSPSPPPARRRRSPSPAPPPRRRRSPSLPRRRSPSPPPRRRSPTPRRYSPPIQRRYSPSPPPKRRTATPPPLPKRRASPSPQPKRRISHSPPPKQRSSPVAKRRSPSLSSKHRKGSPSSRSNRETRSPLQNKRHSPSPRPRASHTSSSPPPLRRGTSSSPKRRQSPSPSTRPIRRVSRTPEPKKTKASTPSPQSVRRVSSSRSASGSPEPAPKKHQAPPSPTRSRSPSTNWSPPPVKKAQSPTQSPSPARNSDQEGGGKKKKKKKDKKHKKDKKHKKHKKHKKEKAAAAAAAAATSAATSSAQEDPEAETEPKKETESEAEDNLDDLEKHLREKALRSMRKAQVSPPS, encoded by the exons ATGGATGCGGGCTTCTTCCGC GGAACAAGTGCGGAGCAGGACAATCGCTTCAGCAACAAACAGAAGAAGCTCTTGAAGCAGCTGAAATTTGCAGAATGTCTAGAAAAGAAA GTGGACATGAGCAAAGTAAACCTGGAAGTAATCAAGCCATGGATAACAAAACGAGTAACGGAAATCCTTGGATTTGAAGATGATGTAGTAATTGAATTTATTTTCAACCAGTTGGAAGTGAAG AATCCAGATTCCAAAATGATGCAAATCAACCTGACTGGGTTTTTGAATGGGAAAAATGCTAGAGAGTTCAtgggtgaactgtggccactgctGTTAAGTGCACAAGAAAACATTGCTGGTATTCCCTCTGCTTTCCTCGAGCTgaagaaagaagaaataaaacaaagacag ATTGAGCAAGAAAAGTTGGCTTCTATGAAGAAACAAGATGAAGACAAGGACAAGAGGGACAAAGAGGACAAAGACAGCAGAGAAAAAAGGGACAGATCCAGAAGCCCAAGAAG ACGCAAGTCAAGGTCTCCTTCCCCTAGAAGGAGATCATCTCCtgtcagaagagagagaaagcgTAGCCACTCTCGATCTCCTCGTCACAGAACCAAGAGCCGTAGTGTTACTCCTGCAccagaaaagaaagaggagactCCAGAGCCAGAGCCTTCGGTGCAGGCAAAGGAAACTTTGATTCAAGAGGCAACATCAACTAG TGATATACTGAAAGTTCCCAAACCTGAACCTGTACCAGATACTAAAGAAACTTCCCCAGAACGAAattcaaagaaagagagagagaaagaaaaagagaagactcGTCAAAGATCACCATCCCGTTCCAAATCAAGGTCAAGGTCTCGCTCACATTCCCCTTCTCATTCTAGACCAAGAAGGCGTCATAGATCACGGTCAAG GTCTTACTCCCCTAGAAGGCGGCCAAGCCCAAGACGACGACCATCTCCTAGGAGAAGGAGTCCTCCAAGGCGCATGCCTCCCCCACCCAGACACAGAAGAAGTAGATCCCCTCTGAGGCG GAGAAGACGGTCATCGGCATCTTTATCTGGAAGcagctcttcttcctcctcttcacgCTCTCGATCACCGCCAAAAAAACCACCTAAAAGAATTGTATCCAGTCCTCCTCGCAAAACACGTAAACTGTCTCCTTCTGCCAGccctcctaggcggaggcacagGCCTTCCCCACCAGCAAGTTCGCCTCCAAAGCCACGCAGGTCTCCGACACCTCAGCAGTCAAATCGTGGAAGAAAAGTCCGTGGTTCTATTTCTCCAGGGAGAGCCTCAG CACCTAAACATAAGAGTATTGAAAAAAGAGAATCTCCCTCACCAGCGCCAAAACCTAGAAAAGTAGAATTGTCTGAATCAG AAGAAGACAAAGGTGGAAAAATGGCTGCAGCAGATTCTGTGCAACAGAGACGTCAGTACAGAAGGCAAAACCAGCAGTCTTCATCTG acTCTGGTtcttcatcttcctctgaagaGGAGCGACCAAAAAGATCAAATGTGAAGAATGGTGAAGTGGGTAGGCGCAGACGACACTCGCATAGTCCATCACCTTCTCCACGGAAACGACAAAAGGACTCTTCCCCTCG GATGCAGATGGGAAAGAGGTGGCAATCACCAATGATTAAAAG taggaggaggaggagtccaTCACCACCACCTGCCAGAAGACGGCGCTCtccttctcctgcccctcctccaaggcGGCGCAGATCGCCTTCATTGCCTCGCCGAAG GTCTCCATCACCACCTCCTCGCAGGCGCTCACCTACTCCCAGACGATATTCTCCTCCAATACAGAGACGatactctccttccccacctcctaaGCGAAGAACagcaactccccctccccttccaaaaCGAAGGGCATCACCTTCTCCACAACCCAAGCGCAGAATCTCGCATTCTCCCccaccaaaacaaagaagttctCCTGTGGCAAAGAGGCGTTCCCCATCACTATCTTCCAAGCATAGGAAAGGTTCTCCTTCCAGCAGGTCTAATCGTGAAACCCGATCCCCACTACAAAACAAACGGCATTCACCATCTCCACGGCCTAGAGCTTCACATACCTCTTCAAGTCCACCGCCTCTGCGAAGGGGAACTTCATCTTCACCCAAGCGGAGACAGTCTCCATCTCCAAGCACTAGACCCATCAGGAGAGTATCAAGGACCCCAGAACCCAAAAAGACAAA ggctTCCACACCAAGTCCACAGTCTGTGAGAAGGGTGTCTTCATCCAGGTCTGCGTCAGGATCGCCTGAGCCAGCACCTAAGAAACACCAAGCACCTCCATCCCCTACTCGGTCTCGATCCCCCTCCACTAACTGGTCGCCACCACCTGTGAAAAAGGCTCAAAGTCCTACGCAGAGTCCATCCCCTGCAAGG AATTCTGACCAGGAAGGTGgtgggaagaaaaagaagaaaaagaaggatAAGAAGCATAAAAAGGACAAAAAGCACAAGAAACACAAAAAACATAAGAAAGAgaaggctgcagctgctgcagcagctgctgctacttCAGCGGCTACTTCATCAGCCCAGGAAGACCCAGAAGCAGAGACAGAGCCCAAAAAG GAGACAGAGAGCGAAGCAGAAGATAACCTGGatgatttagaaaaacatctgcgAGAGAAGGCACTGAGGTCGATGAGGAAGGCACAAGTGTCCCCACCATCTTAG
- the SRRM1 gene encoding serine/arginine repetitive matrix protein 1 isoform X2: protein MDAGFFRGTSAEQDNRFSNKQKKLLKQLKFAECLEKKVDMSKVNLEVIKPWITKRVTEILGFEDDVVIEFIFNQLEVKNPDSKMMQINLTGFLNGKNAREFMGELWPLLLSAQENIAGIPSAFLELKKEEIKQRQIEQEKLASMKKQDEDKDKRDKEDKDSREKRDRSRSPRRRKSRSPSPRRRSSPVRRERKRSHSRSPRHRTKSRSVTPAPEKKEETPEPEPSVQAKETLIQEATSTSDILKVPKPEPVPDTKETSPERNSKKEREKEKEKTRQRSPSRSKSRSRSRSHSPSHSRPRRRHRSRSRSYSPRRRPSPRRRPSPRRRSPPRRMPPPPRHRRSRSPLRRRRRSSASLSGSSSSSSSSRSRSPPKKPPKRIVSSPPRKTRKLSPSASPPRRRHRPSPPASSPPKPRRSPTPQQSNRGRKVRGSISPGRASAPKHKSIEKRESPSPAPKPRKVELSESEEDKGGKMAAADSVQQRRQYRRQNQQSSSDSGSSSSSEEERPKRSNVKNGEVGRRRRHSHSPSPSPRKRQKDSSPRMQMGKRWQSPMIKRRRRSPSPPPARRRRSPSPAPPPRRRRSPSLPRRRSPSPPPRRRSPTPRRYSPPIQRRYSPSPPPKRRTATPPPLPKRRASPSPQPKRRISHSPPPKQRSSPVAKRRSPSLSSKHRKGSPSSRSNRETRSPLQNKRHSPSPRPRASHTSSSPPPLRRGTSSSPKRRQSPSPSTRPIRRVSRTPEPKKTKASTPSPQSVRRVSSSRSASGSPEPAPKKHQAPPSPTRSRSPSTNWSPPPVKKAQSPTQSPSPARNSDQEGGGKKKKKKKDKKHKKDKKHKKHKKHKKEKAAAAAAAAATSAATSSAQEDPEAETEPKKETESEAEDNLDDLEKHLREKALRSMRKAQVSPPS, encoded by the exons ATGGATGCGGGCTTCTTCCGC GGAACAAGTGCGGAGCAGGACAATCGCTTCAGCAACAAACAGAAGAAGCTCTTGAAGCAGCTGAAATTTGCAGAATGTCTAGAAAAGAAA GTGGACATGAGCAAAGTAAACCTGGAAGTAATCAAGCCATGGATAACAAAACGAGTAACGGAAATCCTTGGATTTGAAGATGATGTAGTAATTGAATTTATTTTCAACCAGTTGGAAGTGAAG AATCCAGATTCCAAAATGATGCAAATCAACCTGACTGGGTTTTTGAATGGGAAAAATGCTAGAGAGTTCAtgggtgaactgtggccactgctGTTAAGTGCACAAGAAAACATTGCTGGTATTCCCTCTGCTTTCCTCGAGCTgaagaaagaagaaataaaacaaagacag ATTGAGCAAGAAAAGTTGGCTTCTATGAAGAAACAAGATGAAGACAAGGACAAGAGGGACAAAGAGGACAAAGACAGCAGAGAAAAAAGGGACAGATCCAGAAGCCCAAGAAG ACGCAAGTCAAGGTCTCCTTCCCCTAGAAGGAGATCATCTCCtgtcagaagagagagaaagcgTAGCCACTCTCGATCTCCTCGTCACAGAACCAAGAGCCGTAGTGTTACTCCTGCAccagaaaagaaagaggagactCCAGAGCCAGAGCCTTCGGTGCAGGCAAAGGAAACTTTGATTCAAGAGGCAACATCAACTAG TGATATACTGAAAGTTCCCAAACCTGAACCTGTACCAGATACTAAAGAAACTTCCCCAGAACGAAattcaaagaaagagagagagaaagaaaaagagaagactcGTCAAAGATCACCATCCCGTTCCAAATCAAGGTCAAGGTCTCGCTCACATTCCCCTTCTCATTCTAGACCAAGAAGGCGTCATAGATCACGGTCAAG GTCTTACTCCCCTAGAAGGCGGCCAAGCCCAAGACGACGACCATCTCCTAGGAGAAGGAGTCCTCCAAGGCGCATGCCTCCCCCACCCAGACACAGAAGAAGTAGATCCCCTCTGAGGCG GAGAAGACGGTCATCGGCATCTTTATCTGGAAGcagctcttcttcctcctcttcacgCTCTCGATCACCGCCAAAAAAACCACCTAAAAGAATTGTATCCAGTCCTCCTCGCAAAACACGTAAACTGTCTCCTTCTGCCAGccctcctaggcggaggcacagGCCTTCCCCACCAGCAAGTTCGCCTCCAAAGCCACGCAGGTCTCCGACACCTCAGCAGTCAAATCGTGGAAGAAAAGTCCGTGGTTCTATTTCTCCAGGGAGAGCCTCAG CACCTAAACATAAGAGTATTGAAAAAAGAGAATCTCCCTCACCAGCGCCAAAACCTAGAAAAGTAGAATTGTCTGAATCAG AAGAAGACAAAGGTGGAAAAATGGCTGCAGCAGATTCTGTGCAACAGAGACGTCAGTACAGAAGGCAAAACCAGCAGTCTTCATCTG acTCTGGTtcttcatcttcctctgaagaGGAGCGACCAAAAAGATCAAATGTGAAGAATGGTGAAGTGGGTAGGCGCAGACGACACTCGCATAGTCCATCACCTTCTCCACGGAAACGACAAAAGGACTCTTCCCCTCG GATGCAGATGGGAAAGAGGTGGCAATCACCAATGATTAAAAG gaggaggaggagtccaTCACCACCACCTGCCAGAAGACGGCGCTCtccttctcctgcccctcctccaaggcGGCGCAGATCGCCTTCATTGCCTCGCCGAAG GTCTCCATCACCACCTCCTCGCAGGCGCTCACCTACTCCCAGACGATATTCTCCTCCAATACAGAGACGatactctccttccccacctcctaaGCGAAGAACagcaactccccctccccttccaaaaCGAAGGGCATCACCTTCTCCACAACCCAAGCGCAGAATCTCGCATTCTCCCccaccaaaacaaagaagttctCCTGTGGCAAAGAGGCGTTCCCCATCACTATCTTCCAAGCATAGGAAAGGTTCTCCTTCCAGCAGGTCTAATCGTGAAACCCGATCCCCACTACAAAACAAACGGCATTCACCATCTCCACGGCCTAGAGCTTCACATACCTCTTCAAGTCCACCGCCTCTGCGAAGGGGAACTTCATCTTCACCCAAGCGGAGACAGTCTCCATCTCCAAGCACTAGACCCATCAGGAGAGTATCAAGGACCCCAGAACCCAAAAAGACAAA ggctTCCACACCAAGTCCACAGTCTGTGAGAAGGGTGTCTTCATCCAGGTCTGCGTCAGGATCGCCTGAGCCAGCACCTAAGAAACACCAAGCACCTCCATCCCCTACTCGGTCTCGATCCCCCTCCACTAACTGGTCGCCACCACCTGTGAAAAAGGCTCAAAGTCCTACGCAGAGTCCATCCCCTGCAAGG AATTCTGACCAGGAAGGTGgtgggaagaaaaagaagaaaaagaaggatAAGAAGCATAAAAAGGACAAAAAGCACAAGAAACACAAAAAACATAAGAAAGAgaaggctgcagctgctgcagcagctgctgctacttCAGCGGCTACTTCATCAGCCCAGGAAGACCCAGAAGCAGAGACAGAGCCCAAAAAG GAGACAGAGAGCGAAGCAGAAGATAACCTGGatgatttagaaaaacatctgcgAGAGAAGGCACTGAGGTCGATGAGGAAGGCACAAGTGTCCCCACCATCTTAG
- the SRRM1 gene encoding serine/arginine repetitive matrix protein 1 isoform X6, with translation MDAGFFRGTSAEQDNRFSNKQKKLLKQLKFAECLEKKVDMSKVNLEVIKPWITKRVTEILGFEDDVVIEFIFNQLEVKNPDSKMMQINLTGFLNGKNAREFMGELWPLLLSAQENIAGIPSAFLELKKEEIKQRQIEQEKLASMKKQDEDKDKRDKEDKDSREKRDRSRSPRRRKSRSPSPRRRSSPVRRERKRSHSRSPRHRTKSRSVTPAPEKKEETPEPEPSVQAKETLIQEATSTSDILKVPKPEPVPDTKETSPERNSKKEREKEKEKTRQRSPSRSKSRSRSRSHSPSHSRPRRRHRSRSRSYSPRRRPSPRRRPSPRRRSPPRRMPPPPRHRRSRSPLRRRRRSSASLSGSSSSSSSSRSRSPPKKPPKRIVSSPPRKTRKLSPSASPPRRRHRPSPPASSPPKPRRSPTPQQSNRGRKVRGSISPGRASAPKHKSIEKRESPSPAPKPRKVELSESEEDKGGKMAAADSVQQRRQYRRQNQQSSSDSGSSSSSEEERPKRSNVKNGEVGRRRRHSHSPSPSPRKRQKDSSPRRRRSPSPPPARRRRSPSPAPPPRRRRSPSLPRRRSPSPPPRRRSPTPRRYSPPIQRRYSPSPPPKRRTATPPPLPKRRASPSPQPKRRISHSPPPKQRSSPVAKRRSPSLSSKHRKGSPSSRSNRETRSPLQNKRHSPSPRPRASHTSSSPPPLRRGTSSSPKRRQSPSPSTRPIRRVSRTPEPKKTKASTPSPQSVRRVSSSRSASGSPEPAPKKHQAPPSPTRSRSPSTNWSPPPVKKAQSPTQSPSPARNSDQEGGGKKKKKKKDKKHKKDKKHKKHKKHKKEKAAAAAAAAATSAATSSAQEDPEAETEPKKETESEAEDNLDDLEKHLREKALRSMRKAQVSPPS, from the exons ATGGATGCGGGCTTCTTCCGC GGAACAAGTGCGGAGCAGGACAATCGCTTCAGCAACAAACAGAAGAAGCTCTTGAAGCAGCTGAAATTTGCAGAATGTCTAGAAAAGAAA GTGGACATGAGCAAAGTAAACCTGGAAGTAATCAAGCCATGGATAACAAAACGAGTAACGGAAATCCTTGGATTTGAAGATGATGTAGTAATTGAATTTATTTTCAACCAGTTGGAAGTGAAG AATCCAGATTCCAAAATGATGCAAATCAACCTGACTGGGTTTTTGAATGGGAAAAATGCTAGAGAGTTCAtgggtgaactgtggccactgctGTTAAGTGCACAAGAAAACATTGCTGGTATTCCCTCTGCTTTCCTCGAGCTgaagaaagaagaaataaaacaaagacag ATTGAGCAAGAAAAGTTGGCTTCTATGAAGAAACAAGATGAAGACAAGGACAAGAGGGACAAAGAGGACAAAGACAGCAGAGAAAAAAGGGACAGATCCAGAAGCCCAAGAAG ACGCAAGTCAAGGTCTCCTTCCCCTAGAAGGAGATCATCTCCtgtcagaagagagagaaagcgTAGCCACTCTCGATCTCCTCGTCACAGAACCAAGAGCCGTAGTGTTACTCCTGCAccagaaaagaaagaggagactCCAGAGCCAGAGCCTTCGGTGCAGGCAAAGGAAACTTTGATTCAAGAGGCAACATCAACTAG TGATATACTGAAAGTTCCCAAACCTGAACCTGTACCAGATACTAAAGAAACTTCCCCAGAACGAAattcaaagaaagagagagagaaagaaaaagagaagactcGTCAAAGATCACCATCCCGTTCCAAATCAAGGTCAAGGTCTCGCTCACATTCCCCTTCTCATTCTAGACCAAGAAGGCGTCATAGATCACGGTCAAG GTCTTACTCCCCTAGAAGGCGGCCAAGCCCAAGACGACGACCATCTCCTAGGAGAAGGAGTCCTCCAAGGCGCATGCCTCCCCCACCCAGACACAGAAGAAGTAGATCCCCTCTGAGGCG GAGAAGACGGTCATCGGCATCTTTATCTGGAAGcagctcttcttcctcctcttcacgCTCTCGATCACCGCCAAAAAAACCACCTAAAAGAATTGTATCCAGTCCTCCTCGCAAAACACGTAAACTGTCTCCTTCTGCCAGccctcctaggcggaggcacagGCCTTCCCCACCAGCAAGTTCGCCTCCAAAGCCACGCAGGTCTCCGACACCTCAGCAGTCAAATCGTGGAAGAAAAGTCCGTGGTTCTATTTCTCCAGGGAGAGCCTCAG CACCTAAACATAAGAGTATTGAAAAAAGAGAATCTCCCTCACCAGCGCCAAAACCTAGAAAAGTAGAATTGTCTGAATCAG AAGAAGACAAAGGTGGAAAAATGGCTGCAGCAGATTCTGTGCAACAGAGACGTCAGTACAGAAGGCAAAACCAGCAGTCTTCATCTG acTCTGGTtcttcatcttcctctgaagaGGAGCGACCAAAAAGATCAAATGTGAAGAATGGTGAAGTGGGTAGGCGCAGACGACACTCGCATAGTCCATCACCTTCTCCACGGAAACGACAAAAGGACTCTTCCCCTCG gaggaggaggagtccaTCACCACCACCTGCCAGAAGACGGCGCTCtccttctcctgcccctcctccaaggcGGCGCAGATCGCCTTCATTGCCTCGCCGAAG GTCTCCATCACCACCTCCTCGCAGGCGCTCACCTACTCCCAGACGATATTCTCCTCCAATACAGAGACGatactctccttccccacctcctaaGCGAAGAACagcaactccccctccccttccaaaaCGAAGGGCATCACCTTCTCCACAACCCAAGCGCAGAATCTCGCATTCTCCCccaccaaaacaaagaagttctCCTGTGGCAAAGAGGCGTTCCCCATCACTATCTTCCAAGCATAGGAAAGGTTCTCCTTCCAGCAGGTCTAATCGTGAAACCCGATCCCCACTACAAAACAAACGGCATTCACCATCTCCACGGCCTAGAGCTTCACATACCTCTTCAAGTCCACCGCCTCTGCGAAGGGGAACTTCATCTTCACCCAAGCGGAGACAGTCTCCATCTCCAAGCACTAGACCCATCAGGAGAGTATCAAGGACCCCAGAACCCAAAAAGACAAA ggctTCCACACCAAGTCCACAGTCTGTGAGAAGGGTGTCTTCATCCAGGTCTGCGTCAGGATCGCCTGAGCCAGCACCTAAGAAACACCAAGCACCTCCATCCCCTACTCGGTCTCGATCCCCCTCCACTAACTGGTCGCCACCACCTGTGAAAAAGGCTCAAAGTCCTACGCAGAGTCCATCCCCTGCAAGG AATTCTGACCAGGAAGGTGgtgggaagaaaaagaagaaaaagaaggatAAGAAGCATAAAAAGGACAAAAAGCACAAGAAACACAAAAAACATAAGAAAGAgaaggctgcagctgctgcagcagctgctgctacttCAGCGGCTACTTCATCAGCCCAGGAAGACCCAGAAGCAGAGACAGAGCCCAAAAAG GAGACAGAGAGCGAAGCAGAAGATAACCTGGatgatttagaaaaacatctgcgAGAGAAGGCACTGAGGTCGATGAGGAAGGCACAAGTGTCCCCACCATCTTAG
- the SRRM1 gene encoding serine/arginine repetitive matrix protein 1 isoform X7, which translates to MDAGFFRGTSAEQDNRFSNKQKKLLKQLKFAECLEKKVDMSKVNLEVIKPWITKRVTEILGFEDDVVIEFIFNQLEVKNPDSKMMQINLTGFLNGKNAREFMGELWPLLLSAQENIAGIPSAFLELKKEEIKQRQIEQEKLASMKKQDEDKDKRDKEDKDSREKRDRSRSPRRRKSRSPSPRRRSSPVRRERKRSHSRSPRHRTKSRSVTPAPEKKEETPEPEPSVQAKETLIQEATSTSDILKVPKPEPVPDTKETSPERNSKKEREKEKEKTRQRSPSRSKSRSRSRSHSPSHSRPRRRHRSRSRRRPSPRRRPSPRRRSPPRRMPPPPRHRRSRSPLRRRRRSSASLSGSSSSSSSSRSRSPPKKPPKRIVSSPPRKTRKLSPSASPPRRRHRPSPPASSPPKPRRSPTPQQSNRGRKVRGSISPGRASAPKHKSIEKRESPSPAPKPRKVELSESEEDKGGKMAAADSVQQRRQYRRQNQQSSSDSGSSSSSEEERPKRSNVKNGEVGRRRRHSHSPSPSPRKRQKDSSPRRRRRSPSPPPARRRRSPSPAPPPRRRRSPSLPRRRSPSPPPRRRSPTPRRYSPPIQRRYSPSPPPKRRTATPPPLPKRRASPSPQPKRRISHSPPPKQRSSPVAKRRSPSLSSKHRKGSPSSRSNRETRSPLQNKRHSPSPRPRASHTSSSPPPLRRGTSSSPKRRQSPSPSTRPIRRVSRTPEPKKTKASTPSPQSVRRVSSSRSASGSPEPAPKKHQAPPSPTRSRSPSTNWSPPPVKKAQSPTQSPSPARNSDQEGGGKKKKKKKDKKHKKDKKHKKHKKHKKEKAAAAAAAAATSAATSSAQEDPEAETEPKKETESEAEDNLDDLEKHLREKALRSMRKAQVSPPS; encoded by the exons ATGGATGCGGGCTTCTTCCGC GGAACAAGTGCGGAGCAGGACAATCGCTTCAGCAACAAACAGAAGAAGCTCTTGAAGCAGCTGAAATTTGCAGAATGTCTAGAAAAGAAA GTGGACATGAGCAAAGTAAACCTGGAAGTAATCAAGCCATGGATAACAAAACGAGTAACGGAAATCCTTGGATTTGAAGATGATGTAGTAATTGAATTTATTTTCAACCAGTTGGAAGTGAAG AATCCAGATTCCAAAATGATGCAAATCAACCTGACTGGGTTTTTGAATGGGAAAAATGCTAGAGAGTTCAtgggtgaactgtggccactgctGTTAAGTGCACAAGAAAACATTGCTGGTATTCCCTCTGCTTTCCTCGAGCTgaagaaagaagaaataaaacaaagacag ATTGAGCAAGAAAAGTTGGCTTCTATGAAGAAACAAGATGAAGACAAGGACAAGAGGGACAAAGAGGACAAAGACAGCAGAGAAAAAAGGGACAGATCCAGAAGCCCAAGAAG ACGCAAGTCAAGGTCTCCTTCCCCTAGAAGGAGATCATCTCCtgtcagaagagagagaaagcgTAGCCACTCTCGATCTCCTCGTCACAGAACCAAGAGCCGTAGTGTTACTCCTGCAccagaaaagaaagaggagactCCAGAGCCAGAGCCTTCGGTGCAGGCAAAGGAAACTTTGATTCAAGAGGCAACATCAACTAG TGATATACTGAAAGTTCCCAAACCTGAACCTGTACCAGATACTAAAGAAACTTCCCCAGAACGAAattcaaagaaagagagagagaaagaaaaagagaagactcGTCAAAGATCACCATCCCGTTCCAAATCAAGGTCAAGGTCTCGCTCACATTCCCCTTCTCATTCTAGACCAAGAAGGCGTCATAGATCACGGTCAAG AAGGCGGCCAAGCCCAAGACGACGACCATCTCCTAGGAGAAGGAGTCCTCCAAGGCGCATGCCTCCCCCACCCAGACACAGAAGAAGTAGATCCCCTCTGAGGCG GAGAAGACGGTCATCGGCATCTTTATCTGGAAGcagctcttcttcctcctcttcacgCTCTCGATCACCGCCAAAAAAACCACCTAAAAGAATTGTATCCAGTCCTCCTCGCAAAACACGTAAACTGTCTCCTTCTGCCAGccctcctaggcggaggcacagGCCTTCCCCACCAGCAAGTTCGCCTCCAAAGCCACGCAGGTCTCCGACACCTCAGCAGTCAAATCGTGGAAGAAAAGTCCGTGGTTCTATTTCTCCAGGGAGAGCCTCAG CACCTAAACATAAGAGTATTGAAAAAAGAGAATCTCCCTCACCAGCGCCAAAACCTAGAAAAGTAGAATTGTCTGAATCAG AAGAAGACAAAGGTGGAAAAATGGCTGCAGCAGATTCTGTGCAACAGAGACGTCAGTACAGAAGGCAAAACCAGCAGTCTTCATCTG acTCTGGTtcttcatcttcctctgaagaGGAGCGACCAAAAAGATCAAATGTGAAGAATGGTGAAGTGGGTAGGCGCAGACGACACTCGCATAGTCCATCACCTTCTCCACGGAAACGACAAAAGGACTCTTCCCCTCG taggaggaggaggagtccaTCACCACCACCTGCCAGAAGACGGCGCTCtccttctcctgcccctcctccaaggcGGCGCAGATCGCCTTCATTGCCTCGCCGAAG GTCTCCATCACCACCTCCTCGCAGGCGCTCACCTACTCCCAGACGATATTCTCCTCCAATACAGAGACGatactctccttccccacctcctaaGCGAAGAACagcaactccccctccccttccaaaaCGAAGGGCATCACCTTCTCCACAACCCAAGCGCAGAATCTCGCATTCTCCCccaccaaaacaaagaagttctCCTGTGGCAAAGAGGCGTTCCCCATCACTATCTTCCAAGCATAGGAAAGGTTCTCCTTCCAGCAGGTCTAATCGTGAAACCCGATCCCCACTACAAAACAAACGGCATTCACCATCTCCACGGCCTAGAGCTTCACATACCTCTTCAAGTCCACCGCCTCTGCGAAGGGGAACTTCATCTTCACCCAAGCGGAGACAGTCTCCATCTCCAAGCACTAGACCCATCAGGAGAGTATCAAGGACCCCAGAACCCAAAAAGACAAA ggctTCCACACCAAGTCCACAGTCTGTGAGAAGGGTGTCTTCATCCAGGTCTGCGTCAGGATCGCCTGAGCCAGCACCTAAGAAACACCAAGCACCTCCATCCCCTACTCGGTCTCGATCCCCCTCCACTAACTGGTCGCCACCACCTGTGAAAAAGGCTCAAAGTCCTACGCAGAGTCCATCCCCTGCAAGG AATTCTGACCAGGAAGGTGgtgggaagaaaaagaagaaaaagaaggatAAGAAGCATAAAAAGGACAAAAAGCACAAGAAACACAAAAAACATAAGAAAGAgaaggctgcagctgctgcagcagctgctgctacttCAGCGGCTACTTCATCAGCCCAGGAAGACCCAGAAGCAGAGACAGAGCCCAAAAAG GAGACAGAGAGCGAAGCAGAAGATAACCTGGatgatttagaaaaacatctgcgAGAGAAGGCACTGAGGTCGATGAGGAAGGCACAAGTGTCCCCACCATCTTAG